From the Pseudomonas sp. VD-NE ins genome, the window CGAGTGTGCAAGCGTTCTATCCTCAGGCAAGCGTGCAGCGCTACCCGTCAGCGATGGATGCGCTGGGTGCCGTGGCTTTCGGCGCGGATGACGTTTATCTGGGCGACTTCATCAGTGCCAACTACCTGATCAACACCAATTATCGCAATGACCTGCAATTGGCCGGTCCTGCGGGGCTGGACGCCAATTCGTTCGGCTTTGCCCTGTTGCGCAGCGATGTGCGCCTCAAACGCATCGTTGACAAGGCACTGGTGGCCATTCCCATGGAGCGTCGCCAGCGCATCGAGCAACGCTGGAGCGTAGGCCAGGCCGAGATGGCCGAGCAGACCCGGGTGCAACTCAGTGCCAATGAACAGGAGTGGCTGGACCAGCATCCGGTGGTCCGGGTCGGCGCCATCGAAGATTTCGCACCGCTGACGTTTTTCGATGCCGACGGCCGTTTCAGCGGGCTGACGGCGCAATTACTGAGTTTGATCAGCCAGCGCAGCGGGTTGAATTTCGAGATCGTGCGCGGGGCGTCGCTGGATCGTCAGATCGAACAGCTCAAGGCCGGGGAACTCGACGTGTTGCCGGTGGTGACACCGAGCAGCGAGCGTGAAATCGAACTGCAATTTACCCGCGCCTACCTGAACAATCCGTTTGTGCTGGTCAGTGCGATCACTGTTCAGGGACCACTCAACCTTGATGACCTGGCCGGTAAACGGCTGGCCATTTATCGCGGCCATCCTTTGCGCGGTTATCTATTGGGCCGCGTGCCGCGTCTGCGTCTGGTCGAGGTCAAAAGTCCCGCGGAGGGCATGGCATTGATTGCCAAAGGCCAAGTCGATGCCACGGTAAGCTCGCTGTTGGTGGCGCGCTTTCTGATCGCGCGCCATTACCGTGAACGTCTGCGCATCACCGGCACGGTCGGTGATCAACCGGCGCGCATTGCGCTGGCGACATCCCCGCAAATGCCAGCATTGCATTCGATCCTGAACAAGGCGCTGTTGAGCATCGCCCCGCAGCAGATGGACGAGTTGGTTGAGCGCTGGAGCCACGATGTGGTGGTGGATGACAGCTACTGGTTGCAGCATCGTCAGGAAATCCTGCTTGGTTTTACCGGGGCGGCAGTCTTGCTGGCACTCGCGCTGGCCTGGATCGTGTTTCAGCGTCAACAGATTCGCCGGCGTCAGCAATGGTTGCAGCAATTGCAGGAAGCCAAGGACGCCGCAGACGACGCCAATCGGGCGAAAACCACGTTTCTGGCGACCATGAGCCATGAAATCCGTACGCCGATGAATGCCTTGATCGGCATGCTCGAACTGGCCCTGAAACGTGCCGAGGAAGGCGTGACCGACCGCTTGGCGATTCAGGTGGCGTCCAATGCCGGGCAACAATTGCTGGCCTTGATCGGTGACATTCTCGACATCGCGCGAATCGAGACCGGGCATTTGTCCCTCACGCCCGAACGCGCCAACCTGCGTGAACTGGTGGTGTCGGTGTGCCGGGTGTTTGAAGGGCTGGCACGGCAGAAGCGTTTGTTGTGGCACATCGAACTCGATGCCCGGAGCAACGTTGACGTGCTGATTGATCCGACGCGCTTCAAGCAAGTGCTGTCGAATCTGCTGAGCAATTCGATCAAGTTCACCGAGGAGGGCGAGGTTAGTCTGCGCCTGGTGGTGACCTTTGCGACGGAGGAGCGTCTGGCCCTGAAAGTATTGATTGAAGACAGTGGGGTGGGCATCAGCCCGGACGATCGGCAACGGCTATTCAGCCCGTTCGTGCAGGCCAGCAATCACCTGCAGTCGGCACGCAGCGGCTCCGGACTGGGTCTGGTGATCAGTCGCAGCCTCTGCGAAATGATGGGCGGCACGCTGCGGCTCGACAGTGCACCGGGCGAAGGCACACGAGTCGAAGTCAGTCTCGAACTGCCGTTGCTGGTTGCCCTCGCTCAGGCGCCAACCCCGGCAACAAAAGTCGCCGCAACCTGTTCACTGAGTGTTCTCGTGGTGGACGATCATCCGGTGAACCGCTTGCTGTTGTGCTGGCAATTGAGTGAACTCGGCCATCAAACGGTCGACACCGAGAACGGCGATGAGGGCCTGCAACGCTGGCGAACCCAGGCGTTCGATGTGGTGATCACTGACTGCAACATGCCGCGGCGCAACGGTTACCAACTGGCGCGGGCGATCCGCGAAGAGGAAGTGCTTAGCGGCCGCCAAGCGTGTCTGATTCTCGGTTTTACTGCCAATGCGCAATCCGAGGAGCGCACGCGTTGCCTGAACGCCGGTATGGACGGGTGCCTGTTCAAACCGATCCGCTTGCACGACCTGGCGCAGGCATTGGCGGCAGCCAGTCATTGCGATGAGCCGGCGGACCCCGGCGAGGTTCCGGCGCTGGCGGAAATCGACCTGAGCACGCTGGAACAAATGGCCGGCGATAATCGTGCGCTGATCGAACAGTTGCGCAAGGAGGTGTTGAACAGCTTGCACCTCGATCTGCAACGTCTGGAGGCGTTGCAGCAGGAGCAGGATCGGGGAGGGCTGCGTGAACTGGCGCATCACATCAAGGGCGGGGCGCAGATGGTCGGCGCGGCGCGGGTGGTGGCGGCGTGTATTGCGCTGGAGCAGGCGTGTCGCAAGACGCACGCGGCGCCGCTGGGCACGGCGTGCGATACGTTGCGCGAGGCCATGGCCGGCCTCGCACAACGTCTGCAAATCTGACGGTCGCCGGTCAGTCCCAGTTCGGCGCGATACCTTTCGGGCTGGTCAGGCGATGGCCGCGATCGAGCGTGGCAATCAGCGCCATGTCGGCGTCGCTCAACGTCAGCGCGGTGGCGGCGAGGTTGCTTTGCAGGTTGTCACGTTTGGTCGACGACGGGATCACCGCGTAACCCGACTGCATGGCCCAGGCCAGAGTGATTTGCGCCGGAGTGGCCTGCAAGCGCTTGGCGATCTGCTGGATCAGCGGATCTTGCAGCACTTCGCCGTAGGCGAGGGTCATGTACGAGGTGATGTGGATGCCTTGGCTGCGGGCGAACTCGACCACCTTGCGGTTCTGCAGGTACGGGTGCAGTTCAATCTGGTTGGTCGCGATGTTTTCTGCACCGACCGCTGCAATCGCCTGCTTCATCAAATCGATGGTGAAGTTGGACACACCGATCTGCCGGGTCAGGCCCAGACGCTTGGCTTCGAGCAGGGCGCCCATGAACTCTTCGACCGGCACCTGGTTCTCCGGCGACGGCCAGTGAATCAACGTCAGGTCGAGGTAGTCGGTCTGCAGTTTTTGCAGGCTTTCCTTGAGGCTGTCGATCAAGCGATCCTGGGCGAAGTTGGCGACCCAGATCTTGCTGGTGATGAACAGCTCTTCGCGCGGGATGCCGCTGGCTGCGATGGCCTCGCCGACGTCGGCTTCGTTTTCGTAGATTTGCGCGGTGTCGATGACCCGGTAGCCGAGTTCGAGGGCGGTGCTCACCGAGTCGATGACGACTTGGCCTTGCAAACGAAACGTGCCAAGACCGAAAGCGGGAACAGACATGAGGGACTCCAGGGGTTGCAGTGGGAATGGGCAGGAGTATCCGCATCCGGATGGTTGAGAAAAACCGCTGGCGGGACAAAGCACTGTTGATCAGAAGTCATGAATCAAATGTTCATTTTGTGTTGTCCGGGCTGGCCCCATCGCTGGCAAGCCAGCTCCCACAGAGATTTGTGTGAGTGATGAATCATGTGTACTCCCCGAAACCTGTGGGAGCTGGCTTGCCAGCGATGGGCGCACCGCCGATTCACGCAATATCGCTACGCGCAAATTCCTCGCCCAAAAAATCAATCAACGTGCGCACCGACGGCAACAACCCGCGCCGCGACGGAAAGATCGCATGCACCAACCCGCACTTCGGTGCCCAGCCCGGAATCAGCTCCACGACGCGCCCGGCGGCAATGTCCTCACGCACCACCACACTTGGTAAATGCGCTACGCCAACGCCGGCAATCACCGCCTGGCGCAAGGCGATCAGATCATCGGTGACCATTCGCGGCGTATGGCGAATCAGCGCCGTGTTGTCATTCGGCCCGAGCAGCTCCCACTGATATTCGCGCTGCGCCGCGCCCCAATGCAGGCTCGGCAAACCATTAAGGTCAGCAGGTGAGGGCGGTGACGACAGACGTTCGACGAACTGCGGGCTGCCGACCACTGATTGCGTGCTGTTGCCCAGCACCTTCATGACCATGTCAGTGTTCTCCAGCGGTGGAAAACGCACGCGCAAGGCAATGTCGAAGCCTTCGTGCAGCAGATCGACGCGGCGATTGGTGCTCTCGATAAACAACTCCACCAGCGGGTACTTGAGCATGTAGCGGGTGAGCATCGGCCCGACCCAAGAGTTGAGCAGTGCTGTCGGGCAACTCAGGCGCACCAGGCCTTGCGGTTCGGAGCGGTTGCGTTCGATCAGTTCGGCGGCGCTTTCAGCCTCTACGCGCATGGCCAGGCAGCGCTGGTAATAGGCCTGACCGATTTCAGTCAACGAGCAATGGCGACTGGTGCGGTGCAGCAGGCGCACGCCGAGGCGTTCTTCCAGTTCGGAAATCCGTCGGCTGAGCTTCGATTTCGGCATATCCAGTGCGCGCCCGGCGGCGGCGAAACCATGATGTTCGACCACTTGGGTGAAGTAGTAGAGGGTGTTGAGGTCTTCCACCATCGTTCTCCATATAGAACGCTAAGGCTGATTTTTGCAGTCTAGTGCATTAATGGCTACGGATTTAAGCTTGATCCATCGCATCACTCACCCTATTGGAGACGACCATGAAAAACATCATCGGTATCTACACCAGCCCGCGCGGCCATTGGGTCGGCGATGGTTTCCCGGTTCGCACGCTGTTTTCCTACGACAATCTGGGCAAACACATCAGCCCGTTCCTGCTGCTCGATCACGCCGGCCCTGCCGATTTCACCCCGACCACCGAACGGCGTGGCGTTGGTCAGCATCCGCACCGTGGTTTCGAAACCGTGACTATCGTTTATGAAGGCGAAGTGCAGCACCGCGACTCGACCGGCAGTGGCGGCGTGATCGGCCCGGGCGATGTGCAATGGATGACCGCCGCTTCCGGGATCCTCCACGAGGAGTTCCATTCGGAAAACTTCGCCAAAACCGGCGGCAAACTGGAAATGGTCCAGCTGTGGGTCAACCTGCCGGCCAAGGACAAAATGGCCGCGCCGGGCTACCAGACCATTCTTGACAGCGACATCCCGAGCATTGCGCTCAAGGACAACGCCGGCAGCCTGCGCCTGATCGCCGGTGAGTTCGAGGGCCACAAAGGCCCGTCGCGCACCTTCACACCGATCGACGTGTGGGACTTGCGCCTGAACGCCGGCAAGTTGCTGACGCTCGATCTGCATGAAGGCCGCAACACCGCGCTGGTGATGTTGAAAGGCTCGGTGCAGGTCAATGGTGTGGAATCGGTGCGCGAAGGGCAGTTGGCCCTGTTCGAACGTGACGGCCATCAGATGACGCTCGAAGCCAGCCAGGACGCGGTGGTGTTGCTGCTCAGCGGCGAGCCGATCGACGAACCGATCGTCGGCCACGGCCCGTTCGTGATGAACACCGAGCAGGAAATCCACCAGGCGTTCGCCGACTTCCAGTCCGGCCGCTTCGGCCAGATGCACGCTTAACGCACCACCACTCCGCTCTACACAGGACGCGTAGGCCGGTTCGCAGGCCAGGGATGGCTGTTGCCTATAGAAAAGAGGAAACGCACATGAACACTGTCAATGCAGCGAATTTCGACGGCCAGAAACCGACCATCGATGCCAGCGACGCAGCGATGCTGCTGATCGACCACCAGAGCGGTCTGTTCCAGATCGTCAAGGACATCGACGTGCCGCAATTGCGCGCCAACGCCATCGCACTGGCCAAGGCCGCAACCCTGTTGAAGATGCCGGTGATCACCACCGCCTCCGTGCCGCAAGGGCCGAACGGGCCGTTGATCCCGGAGATTCACGAAGCCGCACCGCATGCGCAATACGTGGCGCGCAAGGGCGAGATCAATGCCTGGGACAACCCGGAGTTTCATGCGGCGGTCAAAGCCACCGGCAAGAAAACCCTGGTGATTGCCGGGACCCTGACCAGCGTCTGCCTGGCCTTCCCGTCCATCGCCGCTGTGCATGAAGGCTACAAGGTGTTTGCCGTGGTCGACGCGTCCGGTAATCACTCAAAGCTGGCCACTGATCTGACAGTGGCCCGTTTGGCCCAGGCCGGGGTGGTGCCGATCGACATCATGGCTACGCTTTCCGAGCTGCAAGGCTCGTGGAACCGTCCCGATGCCGAGCAGTGGGCGGCGGTCTACGCCCAGGCCATGCCGCATTATCAATTGCTGATCGAGAGCTACCTCAAGGCTCAGCAAGTCGCGAACGAACACGAAGTGCTGGATTCCCAGCGCTGATCGAGTCCCCTGAGGCCGACCCCCCGTCGGCCTCTACCACCCGCGAGGATTACTGCAATGACCACTCAATACAAACGTCTGGATAAAAACAACGCTGCGGTGCTGCTGGTCGATCATCAGGCCGGACTGCTGTCGCTGGTACGCGATATTGATCCGGACAAGTTCAAGAACAACGTGCTGGCGCTGGCCGATCTGGCCAAGTACTTCAAACTGCCGACAATCCTCACCACCAGTTTCGAAACCGGCCCCAATGGCCCGCTGGTGCCTGAGCTGAAAACACTGTTTCCGGACGCGCCGTACATCGCCCGCCCTGGCCAGATCAACGCCTGGGACAACGAAGATTTCGTCAAGGCGATCAAGGCGACTGGCAAGAAGCAGTTGATCATTGCTGGTGTGGTGACGGAAGTTTGCGTGGCGTTCCCGGCGCTGTCGGCGCTGGAAGAGGGCTTCGATGTGTTCGTGGTGACCGATGCGTCCGGCACGTTCAACGAACTGACCCGTGAATCGGCGTGGAACCGTATGTCCACGGCAGGTGCGCAATTGATGACCTGGTTCGGTCTGGCCTGCGAGCTGCACCGCGACTGGCGCAACGACATCGAAGGGTTGGGCACGCTGTTCTCCAACCACATTCCGGACTACCGCAACCTGTTCACCAGCTACAACAGCCTGACCAACGGTAAGTAATCTGTCACCCCGTAAACCTGTGTAGGAGCTGCCGCAGGCTGCGATCTTTTGATGTTGTTTTTTAAAGATCAAAAGATCGCAGCCTGCGGCAGCTCCTACAGGGGTTTTGCGGTGTTTTTGCGCGGGCGTTCATGCTCTGAAATCAATTGCTCCTACACTTGCTCAATCTGTGCGATCTTCTCGCGATTGGCCCCCGTCGGAGTTGTTTGATGCTGTCTCTGCTCACCGAACATCCGTTGTTTTGCGCGTTGATCCTGATCCTTCTCGATCTCGGTCTGTGGCGTCTTATCAGTTCCCATGGCAGTGAGTGGAAACTGCTGGTGCGGGTGCTGATTTTCAGTCTGTTCAGCGTGCTGCTGTTCAACGAAGGCCTCAACCCGATGGAGCCTGCACCGTGGGCCGACAACGTGCCGCTGCACCTGGCGGCGACCGGCCTGCAGATTGGCTGGTGGCTATTCGGCGCACGCACCCTGACGGTATTGATCGGCGCGGTGATGATGCAGCGGGTCGGCCACACCGGGCGACTGCTGCAGGATTTGCTCGGCGCGGTGATTTTCCTTATCGCAATCATCGCGGCGCTGGCCTATGTGCTGGATCTGCCGGTCAAAGGTGTGCTGGCCACCTCTGGCGCGTTGGCGATCATCGTCGGTCTGGCCTTGCAGAGCACGCTCAGCGACGTGTTTTCCGGGATCGTCCTCAACACCACCAAGCCTTATCAACTCGATGACTGGATCTCCATCGACGGCACCGAAGGCCGGGTCACCGATATCGATTGGCGCGCCACGCGCCTGCAAACCAGTCAGGGCAGCATGGCGGTGATCCCCAACTCGCTGGCGGCCAAGGCGAAGATCATCAATTTCAGCCGTCCGAGCAATATGTTTGGCGTCGCGGTCAGCGTGCAGGTCAGCCAGCATGCGCGGCCCAATGCGGTGATCGATGCGCTGGAGCGGGCCATGCAGGGCTGTCGGCAATTGCTCGACACGCCTGCGCCGAACGTGGCGCTGAAAAGCTCCGGCAGCAGTGGCGCTGAATACGAGATCAGCGGTTTCGTTGCGTCGATGGGCGAGAAGCGCGTGGTGCGCAATCAGTTGTTCGATCTGGCGTATCGGCACTTGCAGGCATCCGGGGTCAATCTGCTGTCGAGCGATGAAAGCAGTGCGCCGACCAACCTGTCGCGGCCCCGCGCGCTGCTCGACAGTTCGCCGATCTTCTCGACCCTGCGCCAGGAAGAGAAAGACACCTTCAGCCAGAACATGAGCCTGCAAACCTTCCGTACCGGCGAGACGATCCTTGAGGCGGGGGAGGTCAGCGATCATTTGTTCATTATCGAGTCGGGTGTGGTCACGGTGACCTTGACCCGCCATGGCACGCCGTTTGAGTCCGGACGCATGGGCCCCGGCGAGGTCATCGGTGAGGCGGGCATTCTTTCCGATTCCTCGGTGCCGGCGAAGTTTGCCGCGAAGACCTATTGCGCCCTGTACCGCATTGAAAAGTCGTACCTCAAGCCATGCCTCGACGCCCGTCACGACATCAACGACGCGATGAAAGCCTTGCTCGATTACCGCCTGCACAAGGCGCAATCGCTGACCGAGGACGCGCCAGTGGTCGCACCGAAAAAAGGCTTCCTGCAATGGCTGCGCAATCGCGCCTGAGCATTACCGGTAGCCGGCGAGTTTCTGTTCCAGGTGCAGACGCACCTGCGGCCACTCGTCGTCGATGATGCTGAAGCGCACCGAGTTGCGCTTGCGCCCGTCCGGCATGATTCGCTCGTGGCGGACTATGCCTTCCTGTTGCGCGCCAAGGCGCAGGATCGCGTGACGTGATTTCTGATTGTTCTCGTCGGTGGTGAACTGCACGCGTACGCAGTCGAGCACTTCGAAGGCGTGACGCAGCATCAGGTACTTGGCTTCGGTGTTGACGAAGGATTTCTGCCAACTCGCGGAGATCCAGCTGCTGCCGATTTCCAGCTTGCGATTGAGCGGGTCGATCTTCCAGAAGCGTGTCGAGCCGATGACTTGGCCGCTATCTTTCAACACGATCACGAACGGCATCACCGTGCCGGCGTCCCGGCCATCGAGTGCCTTTTTCAGATAACTGTCGACAGTGCTGGGCGAAGGCACCACGGTGACGGTGAGGTTCCACAACTCGCCGTCGGCGGCAGCGTGGAGCAGGGCGGCGGCATCTGAATACTCAAGCGGGCGCAGAAGGATGCGCTGACCTTGCAGCGTGGTTGGCATGGGATTCGGGTCTCGGCAGTGCGGGCGAAGGTCGAGCGCTTATTACGCCGCAGCAGGCCGATCCGATGCAACCGGCGCGATGATCACGGGGTCAGATTTTTTACAGCCCACGGGCAGGAGCCTCAGCCGATGAAAAACCTGCGGATCGCCACTTACAACGTCAACGGTTTACGCGCACGTTTGCCGAACCTGCTGGATTGGCTCAAGCGCGAGCAACCGGATATCGCCTGCCTGCAAGAACTCAAATCCGTCGACACGGCATTCCCCGTCGCTGAACTGGAAGCCGCCGGTTACGGCGCGATCTGGCAGGGTCAGGCTTCGTGGAACGGCGTGGCGATTCTCGCCCGCGATGCGCAGCCGCTGGAGAGCCGACGCGGTCTGCCGGGCGATCCGGATGACAAGCACAGTCGTTATCTGGAGGCAGCGGTGCACGGCGTGCTGGTCGGGTGCCTGTACCTGCCCAATGGCAACCCGCAACCGGGACCGAAATTCGATTACAAACTGGCCTGGTTCGAACGGCTCATCGCGTATGCGAAGGATTTGCAAAGCAGCGATCACCCGGTGGTGCTGGCCGGTGACTACAACGTCGTGCCCACCGACATGGACATCTACAACACCCGTTCCTGGCTCAAGGACGCGCTGCTGCAACCTGAGAGTCGCGAGTGTTATCAGCGCTTGCTCGATCAGGGCTGGACCGATTCGCTACGGCATCTGTATCCCGAGGATCGGCTCTATACGTTTTGGGATTACTTCCGCCAGCATTGGCAAACCAACTCCGGTCTGCGCATCGATCATCTGCTGCTCAACCCGGCGCTGAGTCCCTATCTGCACGAGGCCGGGGTAGACGCCTGGGTGCGCAACGAATCCCACGCCAGCGACCATGCGCCCACGTGGATTCGTATCGGTTCACGCAAGAAACGTTAGCAGGCGATTGGCGAAATCAATTGTCGAAAACAGGACCTGATCCCGTATACATGGCGACCATCAACGCAGTGACCTGCGGCCCCATGCATAAGGATCGAGCAATGAGTGAGCCACGCCTGACGAATCTGAAGCTGTACCTGCAACGTCTGGGTTTTGAAACGCCACCGGAACCGACACTGGCGACCCTGCGCCTGCTGCAACTGCGCCATACCGACGTGTTCCCTTTCGAGAATCTGGCGACAATCACCGGGGCTCCGGTGTTGATCGATCTGCCGTCCATCGAGGAAAAAGTCCTGCTCGGGGGGCGCGGTGGTTACTGCTATGAGCTGAACAACCTGTTTTTTGCCTTGTTGCTGGAGTTGGGTTTCGACGCTCGCGCCATCAGCGGGCGGGTGGTGATGAATCAGCCCGAAGGCAGCTGGACAGCGCGCACACACCGTTTGAGTCTGGTGACCATCGACGACGTGCGCTACATCACAGATGTCGGCTTCGGCGGCATGGTGCCGACCGCGCCGCTGCTCCTCGACACCGAGACCGAGCAAGCGACCCCTCACGAACCTTATCGCATTGAAAAACAGGCCGACGGCTACATGCTACGTGCCAATGTGGCGGGTGAATGGCGGCCGATGTACCTGTTCGATCTGCAACGCCAGGAAGACATCGATTACACCATTGGCAACTGGTATGTCTCGACTCACCCTGAGTCACCGTTTACCCAGCGTCTGATGGTCGCGCGCACGGGTAATGGCTGGCGCAAGACGCTGAACAACGGCAGTTTCGCTGTTCATCGCATGGGCGCCAGCAGTGAGCGACGCGAGGTTACTCGGGTCGATGAGCTGATTGAATTGCTGGCGCGCGAGTTTGCTCTGCACCTGCCGGATCTGCCCCACATACGGCAGGCTCTGGCGCGGATGATCGTACCGGTTTCCGTTTAGGGCTTGGCGTCGGGCTCGAGCACTCGGCGAATTTCTCCGACCGCTGCCGACAGTTTTTTCTCGAGACTCTTGAGGTCTGCAGCGGTGATGCCTTTCTTGAATTGCCCGCTCGATTCGGCTTGTTCCGGTTTGGCAACGGCATCGAGCAGGGCATGACGCAGGGTGTTATTGATCACCGTCTGATAACCGAACCCTTCGTTTTCCGCGACCGTTCGCGCCGCTTCGATGACGGCGTCATCCAGCATGATGGTGATGCGGGTTTTGCCCTTGTTTGAAGCCAACGCACCGCGTTTGCCCTGAGAAAAGTCATATTCGTCTTGCATCGATCAAGCCTCCAGAAAATAAGCGCTACGTTCGCTGGGTGTGGCGACACGCGCAGAAATGATTCGAACGACATTTGCATCCCGGTAACTGTAAGCAACGACCAACAAGCGCCCTTTGCCGTTGGCGCCAATAGTGATCCAGCGCTGTTCGTCATGGTCGTTGTCCTCGATCGTCAGTGCTCGTTCGTCGTGAAAGACCGGTTCGGTCTCGGCGAGGCTGACGCCCTTGTGCTTGAGTTTGTTGGCTGCGTTCTTGCTTTTGTCGTACTGAATTTCAATTGACTTCATTATGCATACTTTATATGTATAAAAAAGAGCGCGACCGCACCGTCGGTCGCCGTGAACACTTCAGCGTAGTGGCGGCAGGCGAGGGCACTGGAGAGGAAGTGTTGCCGGATTTGTGGGGGATGGGAGCAGCGGGCTAGAAGCTTGGGTGGCTACCTATCCATTATGTGACTGATAAGTTGTATACAACTCTATGGACATTTG encodes:
- a CDS encoding pirin family protein, which translates into the protein MKNIIGIYTSPRGHWVGDGFPVRTLFSYDNLGKHISPFLLLDHAGPADFTPTTERRGVGQHPHRGFETVTIVYEGEVQHRDSTGSGGVIGPGDVQWMTAASGILHEEFHSENFAKTGGKLEMVQLWVNLPAKDKMAAPGYQTILDSDIPSIALKDNAGSLRLIAGEFEGHKGPSRTFTPIDVWDLRLNAGKLLTLDLHEGRNTALVMLKGSVQVNGVESVREGQLALFERDGHQMTLEASQDAVVLLLSGEPIDEPIVGHGPFVMNTEQEIHQAFADFQSGRFGQMHA
- a CDS encoding LysR substrate-binding domain-containing protein — encoded protein: MVEDLNTLYYFTQVVEHHGFAAAGRALDMPKSKLSRRISELEERLGVRLLHRTSRHCSLTEIGQAYYQRCLAMRVEAESAAELIERNRSEPQGLVRLSCPTALLNSWVGPMLTRYMLKYPLVELFIESTNRRVDLLHEGFDIALRVRFPPLENTDMVMKVLGNSTQSVVGSPQFVERLSSPPSPADLNGLPSLHWGAAQREYQWELLGPNDNTALIRHTPRMVTDDLIALRQAVIAGVGVAHLPSVVVREDIAAGRVVELIPGWAPKCGLVHAIFPSRRGLLPSVRTLIDFLGEEFARSDIA
- a CDS encoding mechanosensitive ion channel family protein, coding for MLSLLTEHPLFCALILILLDLGLWRLISSHGSEWKLLVRVLIFSLFSVLLFNEGLNPMEPAPWADNVPLHLAATGLQIGWWLFGARTLTVLIGAVMMQRVGHTGRLLQDLLGAVIFLIAIIAALAYVLDLPVKGVLATSGALAIIVGLALQSTLSDVFSGIVLNTTKPYQLDDWISIDGTEGRVTDIDWRATRLQTSQGSMAVIPNSLAAKAKIINFSRPSNMFGVAVSVQVSQHARPNAVIDALERAMQGCRQLLDTPAPNVALKSSGSSGAEYEISGFVASMGEKRVVRNQLFDLAYRHLQASGVNLLSSDESSAPTNLSRPRALLDSSPIFSTLRQEEKDTFSQNMSLQTFRTGETILEAGEVSDHLFIIESGVVTVTLTRHGTPFESGRMGPGEVIGEAGILSDSSVPAKFAAKTYCALYRIEKSYLKPCLDARHDINDAMKALLDYRLHKAQSLTEDAPVVAPKKGFLQWLRNRA
- the ycaC gene encoding isochorismate family cysteine hydrolase YcaC; translation: MTTQYKRLDKNNAAVLLVDHQAGLLSLVRDIDPDKFKNNVLALADLAKYFKLPTILTTSFETGPNGPLVPELKTLFPDAPYIARPGQINAWDNEDFVKAIKATGKKQLIIAGVVTEVCVAFPALSALEEGFDVFVVTDASGTFNELTRESAWNRMSTAGAQLMTWFGLACELHRDWRNDIEGLGTLFSNHIPDYRNLFTSYNSLTNGK
- a CDS encoding isochorismatase family protein, producing MNTVNAANFDGQKPTIDASDAAMLLIDHQSGLFQIVKDIDVPQLRANAIALAKAATLLKMPVITTASVPQGPNGPLIPEIHEAAPHAQYVARKGEINAWDNPEFHAAVKATGKKTLVIAGTLTSVCLAFPSIAAVHEGYKVFAVVDASGNHSKLATDLTVARLAQAGVVPIDIMATLSELQGSWNRPDAEQWAAVYAQAMPHYQLLIESYLKAQQVANEHEVLDSQR
- the xth gene encoding exodeoxyribonuclease III, with protein sequence MKNLRIATYNVNGLRARLPNLLDWLKREQPDIACLQELKSVDTAFPVAELEAAGYGAIWQGQASWNGVAILARDAQPLESRRGLPGDPDDKHSRYLEAAVHGVLVGCLYLPNGNPQPGPKFDYKLAWFERLIAYAKDLQSSDHPVVLAGDYNVVPTDMDIYNTRSWLKDALLQPESRECYQRLLDQGWTDSLRHLYPEDRLYTFWDYFRQHWQTNSGLRIDHLLLNPALSPYLHEAGVDAWVRNESHASDHAPTWIRIGSRKKR
- a CDS encoding GNAT family protein; the encoded protein is MPTTLQGQRILLRPLEYSDAAALLHAAADGELWNLTVTVVPSPSTVDSYLKKALDGRDAGTVMPFVIVLKDSGQVIGSTRFWKIDPLNRKLEIGSSWISASWQKSFVNTEAKYLMLRHAFEVLDCVRVQFTTDENNQKSRHAILRLGAQQEGIVRHERIMPDGRKRNSVRFSIIDDEWPQVRLHLEQKLAGYR
- a CDS encoding transporter substrate-binding domain-containing protein, with product MKQGRWIVWLWMNLMATCWANDAPQVLQVLIRTAPENVQLRLDEQDRQWLRQHPVLRMGISGPDYPPFEISRNQQELEGLTADYADLLAQLLGVRIEVRRFANRDAVMAALKRGDLDLLGTSNQFEAADPDFILSRAYAEDQPMLVTRLEEQLPTDLAGKRLAMVEDYLPLASVQAFYPQASVQRYPSAMDALGAVAFGADDVYLGDFISANYLINTNYRNDLQLAGPAGLDANSFGFALLRSDVRLKRIVDKALVAIPMERRQRIEQRWSVGQAEMAEQTRVQLSANEQEWLDQHPVVRVGAIEDFAPLTFFDADGRFSGLTAQLLSLISQRSGLNFEIVRGASLDRQIEQLKAGELDVLPVVTPSSEREIELQFTRAYLNNPFVLVSAITVQGPLNLDDLAGKRLAIYRGHPLRGYLLGRVPRLRLVEVKSPAEGMALIAKGQVDATVSSLLVARFLIARHYRERLRITGTVGDQPARIALATSPQMPALHSILNKALLSIAPQQMDELVERWSHDVVVDDSYWLQHRQEILLGFTGAAVLLALALAWIVFQRQQIRRRQQWLQQLQEAKDAADDANRAKTTFLATMSHEIRTPMNALIGMLELALKRAEEGVTDRLAIQVASNAGQQLLALIGDILDIARIETGHLSLTPERANLRELVVSVCRVFEGLARQKRLLWHIELDARSNVDVLIDPTRFKQVLSNLLSNSIKFTEEGEVSLRLVVTFATEERLALKVLIEDSGVGISPDDRQRLFSPFVQASNHLQSARSGSGLGLVISRSLCEMMGGTLRLDSAPGEGTRVEVSLELPLLVALAQAPTPATKVAATCSLSVLVVDDHPVNRLLLCWQLSELGHQTVDTENGDEGLQRWRTQAFDVVITDCNMPRRNGYQLARAIREEEVLSGRQACLILGFTANAQSEERTRCLNAGMDGCLFKPIRLHDLAQALAAASHCDEPADPGEVPALAEIDLSTLEQMAGDNRALIEQLRKEVLNSLHLDLQRLEALQQEQDRGGLRELAHHIKGGAQMVGAARVVAACIALEQACRKTHAAPLGTACDTLREAMAGLAQRLQI
- the dkgB gene encoding 2,5-didehydrogluconate reductase DkgB codes for the protein MSVPAFGLGTFRLQGQVVIDSVSTALELGYRVIDTAQIYENEADVGEAIAASGIPREELFITSKIWVANFAQDRLIDSLKESLQKLQTDYLDLTLIHWPSPENQVPVEEFMGALLEAKRLGLTRQIGVSNFTIDLMKQAIAAVGAENIATNQIELHPYLQNRKVVEFARSQGIHITSYMTLAYGEVLQDPLIQQIAKRLQATPAQITLAWAMQSGYAVIPSSTKRDNLQSNLAATALTLSDADMALIATLDRGHRLTSPKGIAPNWD